The Gemmatimonadales bacterium nucleotide sequence TCGAGGAAGGCGATCTCCGTCATGCCGCCTTCGCCTCCGCCATCCGCGCCGAGCGCTCCCCGTCCGCCACGTCCACCCGCGAGAGCACCACGGCACCCACCACGAAGAATGCGATCACCGAGAGCACCGCGAGCCGGCTCGTCC carries:
- a CDS encoding MFS transporter; amino-acid sequence: LFAAMVPPARSGEFFGFFSVFEKFAGIFGPLVFAGVIALTGTSRLAVLSVIAFFVVGAVVLSRVDVADGERSARMAEAKAA